The segment ATATGCCAAGTGGCTGAAAGAAAAGGGTCTTAGTGACGGATGCTTTTATTTGGTCGTTGGACGATTCATCCCCGAAAATAACTATGAGACGATGATCTGCGAGTTTATGAAGAGCAACACTACAAAGGACTTAGCTATTATCACAAACTCGGATGAGAAGTTCTTAGAAGAGCTTGATAAGAAACTGGGCTTTCAGAAGGATAAAAGAATCAAATTCGTAGGTACTGTGTATGACCAGGAATTACTGATGAAAATTAGAGAGCAGGCATATGCCTACTTACATGGCCATGAAGTTGGAGGTACAAATCCAAGCCTTATTGAAGCTTTGGGAAGCACGGAATTGAATCTTTTGTTGAATGTTGGCTTTAATCAAGAGGTTGGTTTGGAGTCGGCTCTTTATTGGACAAAAGAAGATGGCAATTTGGCTCAACTAATTGATAAGGCTGATGCTATGAAAGCTGAAGATAGATTGGCATTGGGGGCTAAAGCAAAAGAAAGAGTTAGAACCGCATACAGTTGGAAGCTCATTTGTGACAGATATGCGGAAGAGTTTTTGAGATGAGTGGATGGTTTTGAGCCGAAGGTAACAACTGTACATACAGAAGAGTATGGAATAAGCAAAGCCAAAAGAACTGTGAACAGTAGACTGGATAGAAGCAAGTTGGTTGAAATGGGATTTTGGTCGCTTCCTTCTTAGCAGGATGTAGTATTACGAAAAACAGATATAGCGAAACTGTAGATTTAGGTGCTGACTTAAAATATTCTTTTTACCAGATTTGAAGGAGGATTTTTATATGCAAGAAATGACTAATCAAGAGATGCAAGCGGTAGAACTTGATGTATTGAGGGTATTAGCGCGGATATGCGAAGAGCAGCATCTGGATTACTTTCTTATCTACGGAACATTATTAGGAGCTGCACGCCATAAAGGTTTTATCCCTTGGGATGATGATCTTGATATTATGATGAAGCGTGCTGATTATGATAAGCTTCTGAAATATTTGATGGATCATGAAAGTGAGCTTTTACCGTATAAGTTGTTCTGTAAGTATAATAATCCAGAATACCCATTTATGATTGCAAGATTTTGTGATACCCGTTACAAGTATGTTGCAAATAATGAGAAGGACTGCGGCATGGGCATTTTTGTGGATATCTATCCTTTGGATGGCGCTGGTCGCACATGGAAGGAAGTTCAGAGAAAGGGTAACTATTATAGATTCCTCTCTTCTATGTGTTTTCTCGCATCAAGAGAACACTTTTTTGTTGCACACGAGGAGTATTCATCAAAGAAGAGTATCAAACAGACGATAGTAAAGTATCCTTTGTATTTGATTGCTAAAACTACAGGCGTGCGTTTTTGGTTCAAGCGTCTCGAAGCGTTGAAAGAGAAGCATAAATACAGCGAATGTGATTATGTTGGGCCAACCACTTGGCAGAGTGATTATAAGCGCGATGTGATGAAAAAAGAGTGGGTTGACGAAACTGTATTGATTGAATTTGAAGGGGAACAGTTCAGAGCACCAAAAGAGTATAAAAAAATACTTAAGCATAAATATGGTAATTATATGGAGATGCCTCCTGTAGAGAAGAGAGTAGCTACACATGATTACAAGGCGTATAGAAAATAAGAGGTTAAAGAAAATGAGCAAGATCAAGGCGGTAATTTTTGATATGGATGGAGTGCTGATTGATGCAAAGGAATGGCATTATGAAGCACTCAATAAAGCACTGTCCTTATTCGGATATGAGATCAGTAGATATGACCATCTGATTACTTATGATGGACTTCCGACTAAGAAAAAATTGGAAATGTTGTCTATGGAGAGAGGACTTCCTGAAAGACTTCATCCGTATATCAACATGCTAAAGCAGAAGTATACAATTGAACGAGTATATATGGACTGTCATCCTATTTTTACTCATCAGTATGCATTGTCTAAATTAAAAGCGGAAGGTTATCATCTTGCTTGCGCATCTAATTCAATCAGAAATTCAATTCAGCTGATGATGGAGCAGAGCGATTTGTTGCAGTATTTGGATTTCTTTTTGAGTAATCAGGATGTTGTAAAGTCAAAACCGGATCCTGAGATTTATATAAAATCTATTGAGAAGCTTGGACTCACTCCAGAAGAGTGCGTTGTATGTGAAGATAACAAGAATGGCATTATGGCAGCCAAGGCCGCTGGCGCACATGTATTGGAAATTTCCACTGTGTACGATGTAAATTACGATAATATCAAGAACTTTATTCATAGTATCGAAGCAAAAGAGGTAAAGTAATATGAAAGTGATTATTCCTATCGTTGGAAACGATTCTTTAGAAAACAATACTGATTATATGCTGAGCCTTTATGAGATTGAAAGAAAAACGATTTTTCAGTACTGCTATGATTTCTTGAAGCCGATAAAGGATGCTGAATTTATTGTCGTTCTCAGAAAAGCGGATGTTAAAAGATATCATTTTGATCAGATAGTAAAGCTGTTGATTCCTGATGCAAAAATTGTAATAGCTGAAGGAAATACGAAGGGTTCGGTCTGCAGTTGCTTGCTTGCAATTGACTATATCAAGGATGATGAGCCGTTGGTTATTTCAAGTAGCAATCAGCTGTTTCTTGCAAATACAAATGAAGTTGTAAATGAATTTATTGAGAAAGATTATGATGGAGGGATTGTCACATTCGAAGATATTCATCCTAAGTTCTCATTTGTTAAACTGGATAAGGAAGGATTGGTTATTGAGGCCGCTGAAAAAAGACCTATTAGTAAGCATGCTACTGCAGGATTCTATTATTTCAAAAAAGGATCTGACTTCATTGAAAGTGCCATTTCTATGTTGTCAAAGGATGCATCTGTAAATGGACTGTTTTACCTTTGCCCTGTATATAATGAAATGATTTTGAAGCAGAAAAGAATTGGAGTTTATCCTATTGAAAGAGAAGATTATTTCCTGCTGAAGACCGAAGGCGGTATTGAGGCATATAAACAGTATCTTAAAGAACAGAGAGGAAAGAAAAATGATTAATATAGTTATACCGATGGCTGGCCGTGGAAGCAGATTTGTAAATGCCGGATACAAGAAGCCGAAACCGTTAATTGATGTGAAAGGTCATTATATGATTGAGTGGGTAGTAAAGAACCTGACTCCTGCATGTGAGCACAGATTTATATTCTTGTGTTTACAAGAGCATATTGATCAATTTGGCCTTCCGGAGTACTTAGAAAAAATAGCTCCTGGTTGTGTTGTTATTCCAGTGAATCAGGTGACTGAAGGAGCAGCATGCACTGTATTACTTTCAGAAGAGTATATCAATAATGATGATGAACTTATGATTGCAAATTCTGATCAGTATGTAGACTGTGATATTAATGAGTACATTAATGCTCAGGGAGATAATGACGGTCTCATTATGACAATGTATGCAGATGACGATAAATGGTCATTTATTGCTTTCGATGATCAGAAACTTGTAACAATGGTTAGGGAGAAAGAAGTAATCTCTAATGAGGCTACAGTAGGCATTTATAACTTTAAGCATGGAAAAGATTTTGTACGTTATGCGCACAAGATGATCGACTTGGATCTGCGAGTAAAGGGCGAATTCTATGTGGCTCCTGTCTACAATATGCTAATTGATGACGCTAAGAAGATTGTTTTTCATAATATTGGTAGTGTTGGCGCAGGAATGTACGGATTAGGTGTACCGGAAGATTTGAAAGCATTCTTGGCGCATCCAATTTCTGAGAAGTTTTGATTTGACTAGGAGAAAAGCACCATGGGGCTGAAACAAATATTTGAAAAACAGGGTGGTATGAAACTGCTTAAGCAGTATTGGCGAGGTGGTGCTTTTTTCACTGCTGTAGGCGAATTTGTTTTGCTTGGAAAAAGCAGAACGGCATTAGAAATCCTTAGATTATCAACACAGCTTAAGACAAAACAAAAACTTTATAAGAGATACCATCGGGTTTTAGATGAGTTTGAAAAAAACTACGACAACAATGCATCACATGAGGTATCGAACAAGGTATGGATATGTTGGTTCCAAGGAATTGATCAGGCTCCGGCACTTGTACAGAAATGCTATCAGTCAGTGAAGGAAAATATGGCTGATAAGGATGTTGTGTTGCTTACAACAGAGAATATGTTTGACTATATTCAATTCCCGCCGTTTATTGTTGAAAAGTGGAAAGCTGATATCATTACACATACGCATATGACAGATCTTATGCGATTAGAACTTCTTATTCGTTATGGTGGGTTGTGGCTTGATGCTACTGTTTTTTGCAGCGACAGTAGTATTCCATCCTATTTTTATCAATCAGATTTGTTTATGTATCAATGCCTGAAGCCGGGACGTGATGGGCACGCAAACTATATTTCTTCGTGGTTAATGTCTGCGAAAACGAATAGCAAGGTGTTAATGGCGGTGAGAGACCTGTGTTATGCATACTGGAAAGAGAACAACAGCATGTGGGATTACTTCTTGTTGCATGACTTTATCGCAATCGTTTTGGACAGATTCCAAGAGGATGCACGAGCCATCGTTCCAAGAGATAATGCAACTCCACATATATTGCTGCTTAGATTGTTTGACAAGTTTGATGAAGAAACCTGGAATACAATTAAAGCCCAAACACAGTTTCATAAGTTGACGTACAAATTTACGGAAGAACAAAAACGAATGAAAGGCACGTACTATGATGTGCTGTTTCGATAAGGATAATGACTATGAAAAAAGCCGGATTATGCGTTCGATATGATTGCAACAATTATGGAAGCATGTTGCAGATTCTTGCCACTCAAAAAGCAATTGAGAAAATGGGATGGCAATATGAAATAATACGATACGATAAACAAACGCTGTTATTTCTTATAAAGAATATCACCCGTTTGTTTAATCCTTACTTCATGAGAGGGAAAATAATAGCTTACAAAAAGAATAAAAGCATAAAGGCAAATCCTGAGATACAGAAGAACAATGCCGCTCGTTTGAATAGATTCAGAGATTATCGTAAGAAATATATTGGTCCGTACTCAACAGTCTTCAAAGGTGAGAAAAAGCTGACTCAGGCAACCTTGGCTTACGATGCTGTTATTGTTGGAAGTGACCAGTTATGGACACCAGCCGGAATAAAAAGCAGATTTTATAATTTGTTATTTGTTCCAGATAGCGTAAGAAAAATAGCGTTTGCAACGAGCTTTGGAATTAGTGAAGTACCAAAAAACCAAATAAAACTGACAAAAGAATACTTAGAGCGTATTGAGTTTTTGAGCGTTAGAGAAACAACAGGAGCTGATATCATCAAGAGATTAACTGGTAGAGATGCTAAAGTTGCTGTGGATCCCACGCTTCTATTTAATGAAGATGAGTGGAATTCTATTTTTCCATATGAAAGACAGAGTTCAGAACCATATATATTCGCCTATTTTTTAGGTACATCTGAAGTGCATAGGAGACTCGTGGAGGAGTTCGCGAAAGAAAAGAACCTAAAAATTATAACTTGTCCTCACCTTGATGAATATGTTGAATCAGATAATGAATTTGGTGATGAACAGAGGTTTGATGTTGATCCGGTTGATTTTCTTAATCTGATTAGAGGTGCCGAGTATATATGCACGGATTCATTCCACGGCTCGGTATTCTCTATTTTGAATCACAAAAAATTTGTGACATTCAGTAGGTATACAGATGCAATCAGGAAGTCAAAGAATGGTCGTATTGTAAGCCTTTTTAGTCAGTTGGGCATCTCGAATCGACATGTTACAAGTTATGATACTGGAATTTCAGATATTATTGATGCAGAAATAGATTATGGTTCTGTTGATTCTGTGTTAATTGGGTTGAGAAATGAAACCTATGAATTCCTTGATAAAGCGTTAAATGGATAAAGGATTGCAGAAATGAAAAATATATGCTCAGATATTCAATCGTGTACAGGCTGCACCGCATGTGCTAACGTGTGTCCAAAGGGCTGCATTGAGATGAGAGAAGATTCAGAAGGTTTTTTATACCCTTTTGTTGATGAGAAGGCGTGCGTTAACTGTAAATTATGTGAAAAAACCTGCCCTGTTAATAATCCTCCAAAGCTTAATGATGTTCAAAAGGGATATATTGTTAGAAACATAGATAAGAGAATTGTAAGCAATAGTACCTCTGGTGGAACAAGTGCGGCATTTGCGAATTATGCGTTTCAACAAGAGGGGATCATATTTGGCGTTGGTTATGATAACAATATGGTTGCTAGGCACTTTGGCATCAATCGGACAGAAAAAGATCGTGTCAGTGAGATGCAAGGATCCAAATATGTGCAGAGCACTCTGGGGATGACCTTCAAAGAAGTCAAAACAGTGTTGGATTCAGATACATTTGTAGTATTTACAGGAACTCCTTGTCAGATAGCAGGCTTAAAGTCCTATTTGAACAAGGAATATAAAAACCTGATTACTGTTGATTTAGTGTGTCATGGAGTTTCTTCACCACTTCTGTTTAAAAAATATGTTGAATATATGGAAGATAGGTACGGATCAAAAGTTACGGATGTGAGATTTCGTAATAAGACCTATGGATATCATAGTAGTACTATGATGGTTGCTTTTGAAAGCGGAAAGAGATACTACGGTAGTGGAAGAATAGATTATATGGCGAAGGCTTATTTTAGCGGAGCCTGCTCGAGAAAGTGTTGTTATCAATGCTCATTTAAGGGGGATGCAAGATGTAGCGATTTGACAATATTTGATAGCTGGAATGTCGGTAAGCTTAATCAGGATTGCAAAGATGACGATCTAGGATTCACTAATGTTTTTATCCATACAAAGAAGGGAGATACATTTGTTAATGAACTTACAGGTGCTCTTCAATTATGGGAAGCTGATCCGGTACTAATGCATTGCTTAGATGGTGTTATGATTTCTAAGCAGCCATCGAGGGCAGCATTTCGAGAAGAATTGCTTCGGAAAATCGCTCAAGGACAATTCCAGGAGGTAATGCAACGATATCTGCCTGTTACGACAAAGGATCATGTCGTTGAATGGGGAAAAGGGATGCTTCACAGAATGGGTATTATGAGAATTGTGAAGCAGGTGAAAAATGGAGGAGACAGCAAATGAAAACGTTAACGATTTCTATCGCAGCGTATAATGTTGAAGATTATTTGGGAGACACATTGGAATCTTTCTGTATTCCGGAAGTAATGGATGATATTGAAGTTCTTGTTGTAGACGACGGATCAAAAGACAATACTCATCAGATTGCAGAAAAATACCAAGAAAAATATCCAAATACATTTAGATGCATTCCAAAAGAGAATGGAGGTCACGGCTCAACTGTAAATAAGGGTATTGAACTGGCATCTGGTAAATACTTTAAAGTGGTCGATGGCGATGATTGGGTTCAGAAAACTGACTTTGTACAGTTGGTTGAGTATTTGAGAACTGCGGAGACAGATTTGGTTTTAACGGATTTTAGCCGTGTATATACAGATGGAAGCAAAAAGAAAGAGCTTTACTTTTCTGAATTCGAGGTAGGAAAAGTATATCCTGTTTTAGATATGCCCGAAATCGAAAGCATTGCTATGCATTCCATTGCCGTTAGAAGTCAACTACTAAAGAACAATGGAGTTCGGCTTTCAGAGAAGTGTTTTTATGTTGATATTGAGTATGTAGTTTATATTCTAAATCATGCAGAATCTGCTGTTTACATGCCATATGATGTGTATATGTATAGATATGGAACTCCTAATCAAAGTGTTAATGTTAAAAATATGATAAAAAACATTGGCATGAGGATAAAGGTATCCTCTGGGCTTGCGGAGTACGTAACTATTTATAAAAAATCAGCAGAGTTTAATCCTAAGCGCTATGAATTGATGAAGAAAAAAGTAGTGAGGATGATTTCCGGTACATGTTTGGTGTACTTGGCTTATGATGATACTAAAATTGCAAAGAAGGAATTAAAGGCCTACGAAGAAACTATCAAATCTATCTCAAAGGAGTTGTTTGACGAATCTGGAAATGAGAAAAAAGTAAGAATCATGCGTTTTATGAACCATGTATTATTTCCGATCGAGAATAAGATGTATCATTTGTTAAAAATGTAGGCGATAGGGTGATGTAATGCATTTTTCATGGAAAATATCGAAGAATCAATTGATATTTGGATTACTGTATTCGATTTTTATATTTTCAGAACAGGTAGCTGATGATGGTTCTGTATTAGCACGGTTATCAAATACCGTTGATTCTTTAAAAATAAAATACATGATGGCAGTTCTAGCAATAGGAATTCTTTTGTTACGTTACATAAGAAATCCAGGTAGATTTGTTCGATTTAGAGATGAGGCAAAGAACGTTTTATTAACTACGGTTATTTTGTCCACTATTACAGTAATCAAGCAAATGCAGAATGGTTTTATGGGGGCTAGCTATAATGAAGTGTTCTTCTGGCTTGTTCCAATTATTTATGTCTATTTTTTGGTTAACTGCATTAATGACATAAAACCGTATATGGATACGGCATTTATCATACAGCTCATCTTTTTCTTTATTGATATTATGGACAAACTGTCTATAAAAAATATACTTGCGATTAATTTTATCACTTCAAACTCAGCGTTTGAGAGTGAGTATTCTTTTTACGGTCTTGTGTTTTTTATGTTCTATTTATTCATGAAGGATAAGCGGAGGGCTGTACTTAGTTTATTCATGACAATCCTGGCATTTAAGAGAATGGCAGTAATGTTCGCATTGGTCGTATTGATTATGAGTGTGCTCCAGACAAAACGAGGAACGTTTAATAAGACCCCATCGCCAAGAGGAGTGTTTATTGTG is part of the Clostridium sp. M62/1 genome and harbors:
- a CDS encoding LicD family protein, with translation MQEMTNQEMQAVELDVLRVLARICEEQHLDYFLIYGTLLGAARHKGFIPWDDDLDIMMKRADYDKLLKYLMDHESELLPYKLFCKYNNPEYPFMIARFCDTRYKYVANNEKDCGMGIFVDIYPLDGAGRTWKEVQRKGNYYRFLSSMCFLASREHFFVAHEEYSSKKSIKQTIVKYPLYLIAKTTGVRFWFKRLEALKEKHKYSECDYVGPTTWQSDYKRDVMKKEWVDETVLIEFEGEQFRAPKEYKKILKHKYGNYMEMPPVEKRVATHDYKAYRK
- a CDS encoding HAD family hydrolase; amino-acid sequence: MSKIKAVIFDMDGVLIDAKEWHYEALNKALSLFGYEISRYDHLITYDGLPTKKKLEMLSMERGLPERLHPYINMLKQKYTIERVYMDCHPIFTHQYALSKLKAEGYHLACASNSIRNSIQLMMEQSDLLQYLDFFLSNQDVVKSKPDPEIYIKSIEKLGLTPEECVVCEDNKNGIMAAKAAGAHVLEISTVYDVNYDNIKNFIHSIEAKEVK
- a CDS encoding glycosyltransferase family 2 protein, with the translated sequence MKVIIPIVGNDSLENNTDYMLSLYEIERKTIFQYCYDFLKPIKDAEFIVVLRKADVKRYHFDQIVKLLIPDAKIVIAEGNTKGSVCSCLLAIDYIKDDEPLVISSSNQLFLANTNEVVNEFIEKDYDGGIVTFEDIHPKFSFVKLDKEGLVIEAAEKRPISKHATAGFYYFKKGSDFIESAISMLSKDASVNGLFYLCPVYNEMILKQKRIGVYPIEREDYFLLKTEGGIEAYKQYLKEQRGKKND
- a CDS encoding glycosyltransferase family 2 protein gives rise to the protein MINIVIPMAGRGSRFVNAGYKKPKPLIDVKGHYMIEWVVKNLTPACEHRFIFLCLQEHIDQFGLPEYLEKIAPGCVVIPVNQVTEGAACTVLLSEEYINNDDELMIANSDQYVDCDINEYINAQGDNDGLIMTMYADDDKWSFIAFDDQKLVTMVREKEVISNEATVGIYNFKHGKDFVRYAHKMIDLDLRVKGEFYVAPVYNMLIDDAKKIVFHNIGSVGAGMYGLGVPEDLKAFLAHPISEKF
- a CDS encoding capsular polysaccharide synthesis protein, whose product is MGLKQIFEKQGGMKLLKQYWRGGAFFTAVGEFVLLGKSRTALEILRLSTQLKTKQKLYKRYHRVLDEFEKNYDNNASHEVSNKVWICWFQGIDQAPALVQKCYQSVKENMADKDVVLLTTENMFDYIQFPPFIVEKWKADIITHTHMTDLMRLELLIRYGGLWLDATVFCSDSSIPSYFYQSDLFMYQCLKPGRDGHANYISSWLMSAKTNSKVLMAVRDLCYAYWKENNSMWDYFLLHDFIAIVLDRFQEDARAIVPRDNATPHILLLRLFDKFDEETWNTIKAQTQFHKLTYKFTEEQKRMKGTYYDVLFR
- a CDS encoding polysaccharide pyruvyl transferase family protein, translated to MKKAGLCVRYDCNNYGSMLQILATQKAIEKMGWQYEIIRYDKQTLLFLIKNITRLFNPYFMRGKIIAYKKNKSIKANPEIQKNNAARLNRFRDYRKKYIGPYSTVFKGEKKLTQATLAYDAVIVGSDQLWTPAGIKSRFYNLLFVPDSVRKIAFATSFGISEVPKNQIKLTKEYLERIEFLSVRETTGADIIKRLTGRDAKVAVDPTLLFNEDEWNSIFPYERQSSEPYIFAYFLGTSEVHRRLVEEFAKEKNLKIITCPHLDEYVESDNEFGDEQRFDVDPVDFLNLIRGAEYICTDSFHGSVFSILNHKKFVTFSRYTDAIRKSKNGRIVSLFSQLGISNRHVTSYDTGISDIIDAEIDYGSVDSVLIGLRNETYEFLDKALNG
- a CDS encoding Coenzyme F420 hydrogenase/dehydrogenase, beta subunit C-terminal domain, producing MKNICSDIQSCTGCTACANVCPKGCIEMREDSEGFLYPFVDEKACVNCKLCEKTCPVNNPPKLNDVQKGYIVRNIDKRIVSNSTSGGTSAAFANYAFQQEGIIFGVGYDNNMVARHFGINRTEKDRVSEMQGSKYVQSTLGMTFKEVKTVLDSDTFVVFTGTPCQIAGLKSYLNKEYKNLITVDLVCHGVSSPLLFKKYVEYMEDRYGSKVTDVRFRNKTYGYHSSTMMVAFESGKRYYGSGRIDYMAKAYFSGACSRKCCYQCSFKGDARCSDLTIFDSWNVGKLNQDCKDDDLGFTNVFIHTKKGDTFVNELTGALQLWEADPVLMHCLDGVMISKQPSRAAFREELLRKIAQGQFQEVMQRYLPVTTKDHVVEWGKGMLHRMGIMRIVKQVKNGGDSK
- a CDS encoding glycosyltransferase family 2 protein — protein: MKTLTISIAAYNVEDYLGDTLESFCIPEVMDDIEVLVVDDGSKDNTHQIAEKYQEKYPNTFRCIPKENGGHGSTVNKGIELASGKYFKVVDGDDWVQKTDFVQLVEYLRTAETDLVLTDFSRVYTDGSKKKELYFSEFEVGKVYPVLDMPEIESIAMHSIAVRSQLLKNNGVRLSEKCFYVDIEYVVYILNHAESAVYMPYDVYMYRYGTPNQSVNVKNMIKNIGMRIKVSSGLAEYVTIYKKSAEFNPKRYELMKKKVVRMISGTCLVYLAYDDTKIAKKELKAYEETIKSISKELFDESGNEKKVRIMRFMNHVLFPIENKMYHLLKM